Proteins from a genomic interval of uncultured Desulfuromusa sp.:
- a CDS encoding aminodeoxychorismate/anthranilate synthase component II produces MLLMIDNYDSFTYNLVQYFLELGEEVKVIRNDKLTLKDIEILAPERLVISPGPCTPKEAGISVAAIQEFAGKIPLLGICLGHQAITEAFGGKVVRADRLMHGKTSPIEHDGSEFYRGIADPFTATRYHSLIAERESFPATLKITAWTQEKEIMGLQHQEFPVWGVQFHPESILTTVGKDLLNNFLKITC; encoded by the coding sequence ATGCTGCTAATGATCGATAACTATGACTCTTTTACCTATAATCTCGTTCAATATTTTCTTGAGCTTGGTGAAGAAGTTAAAGTCATCAGAAACGACAAATTAACTCTGAAAGATATTGAGATCCTGGCTCCTGAGAGACTGGTCATTTCCCCCGGGCCCTGCACTCCAAAAGAGGCGGGGATTTCGGTTGCGGCGATCCAGGAATTTGCCGGCAAGATTCCCCTTTTGGGTATCTGTCTCGGACATCAGGCGATCACCGAGGCTTTCGGTGGCAAAGTGGTGCGTGCTGACCGGTTGATGCATGGTAAAACCAGTCCTATTGAGCATGATGGCAGTGAGTTTTACCGGGGGATAGCGGATCCTTTTACGGCAACCCGTTACCACTCTTTAATCGCAGAGCGGGAGAGTTTTCCCGCCACTTTGAAGATTACGGCATGGACCCAGGAAAAGGAAATCATGGGGTTGCAGCATCAGGAATTTCCGGTTTGGGGAGTGCAGTTTCATCCCGAATCAATCTTGACCACGGTCGGGAAGGATTTGCTGAACAATTTTCTCAAGATAACCTGCTGA
- the trpC gene encoding indole-3-glycerol phosphate synthase TrpC, with the protein MILDRILQTKRVEIAADQIRQPLVELKKKIAGADQVRGFARQLRHVSQTGTAIIAEVKKGSPSKGIIRKDFDPVAIARSYERGGASCLSVLTDYEYFYGSLEYLGLIRAQVDLPLLRKDFIVDPYQIYQARAAGADAVLLIAAALDDGCLQELAELAKELQLDTLLEVHNSDELKRALQLPVDLIGINNRNLQNFETDLKVTEDLAAKIPRQQVAVAESGIHGRADIERLQQSGAGAFLIGESLMREADIEAKLRSLLGNV; encoded by the coding sequence ATGATTCTTGACAGAATTTTGCAGACAAAGCGTGTAGAGATCGCCGCAGATCAAATCCGACAACCACTCGTTGAATTGAAAAAAAAGATAGCAGGTGCAGATCAGGTGCGAGGTTTTGCCAGGCAGTTGCGGCATGTTTCGCAGACAGGCACCGCGATCATTGCTGAAGTGAAAAAGGGCTCTCCGTCAAAAGGGATTATCCGTAAGGATTTTGATCCCGTAGCCATTGCCCGGAGTTATGAACGAGGGGGAGCCAGCTGTCTTTCCGTTTTAACCGATTACGAATATTTCTATGGTTCTCTGGAATATCTTGGCTTGATCAGAGCTCAGGTTGACCTGCCTTTGTTGCGTAAAGACTTTATTGTTGATCCCTATCAAATCTATCAGGCTCGTGCTGCTGGAGCCGATGCGGTTCTTCTGATTGCCGCGGCTCTGGACGACGGGTGTCTCCAGGAGCTGGCGGAGTTGGCAAAGGAGTTGCAGCTCGACACTCTGCTGGAAGTGCATAATAGCGATGAACTGAAGAGAGCTCTGCAACTGCCGGTGGATTTAATCGGTATCAATAATCGCAATTTGCAAAACTTTGAGACCGACCTGAAGGTGACCGAGGATCTGGCCGCAAAAATTCCGCGTCAACAGGTTGCGGTTGCCGAAAGCGGTATCCATGGCCGGGCGGATATTGAGCGGCTACAGCAATCCGGAGCCGGTGCTTTTCTGATTGGAGAAAGCTTGATGCGGGAAGCCGATATCGAAGCAAAATTACGCTCACTGCTGGGGAACGTATAG
- the trpD gene encoding anthranilate phosphoribosyltransferase, whose amino-acid sequence MIKEAIARLVERQDLTEAEMIDAMNQIMGGEATPAQIGAFVTALRMKGETIPEIIGAAKVMRARATPIRVGDVIDIDRDDINVDRETILDTCGTGGSGTKSFNISTTVAIVVASCGAKVAKHGNRSVSSSCGSADVLEKLGVKLDISPEQVTESIKKTGVGFLFAPALHGAMKYAIGPRREIGIRTIFNILGPLTNPAGADRQVLGVFSRDLVEPLAQVLLNLGCRRGFVVCGADGMDEITLTGATFVAAISGNNIAVQTVEPEQFGFKRCRLADLQGGDAEQNAKIVSAVLSGQPGPKLDIVLLNSAYALVAAGLSADIDAGIEKARHAIETGRAKATLDALIRVTNQ is encoded by the coding sequence ATGATTAAAGAGGCGATTGCAAGGCTGGTTGAACGACAAGATCTGACCGAAGCGGAAATGATTGATGCAATGAATCAGATCATGGGGGGGGAGGCAACCCCGGCGCAGATTGGAGCTTTTGTGACTGCGCTGCGGATGAAAGGGGAGACGATCCCAGAAATTATTGGTGCGGCAAAGGTGATGCGTGCACGGGCAACGCCTATCCGGGTTGGTGATGTGATTGATATCGATCGTGATGATATCAATGTTGATCGGGAAACAATCCTTGATACCTGTGGTACCGGTGGCAGTGGAACCAAAAGTTTCAATATTTCAACAACGGTTGCTATCGTGGTTGCTTCTTGTGGTGCAAAGGTTGCGAAACACGGAAATCGCAGTGTTTCTTCTTCCTGTGGTAGCGCTGATGTTTTAGAAAAGCTTGGTGTCAAGCTTGATATATCACCGGAGCAGGTCACCGAATCCATTAAAAAAACAGGGGTCGGCTTTTTGTTTGCGCCGGCTCTCCATGGTGCGATGAAATATGCTATCGGGCCGCGACGGGAAATTGGGATTCGTACAATTTTTAATATTCTCGGACCTCTGACAAATCCTGCCGGGGCCGATCGACAGGTTCTGGGGGTATTCAGCCGGGATCTGGTTGAACCTTTGGCTCAGGTTCTTTTGAATCTTGGTTGCCGGCGTGGCTTTGTTGTTTGTGGTGCTGATGGGATGGATGAAATTACGCTGACAGGGGCCACTTTTGTGGCAGCAATCAGTGGTAATAACATTGCCGTTCAAACCGTTGAGCCGGAACAGTTTGGTTTCAAAAGGTGTCGTCTGGCAGATCTTCAGGGGGGAGATGCTGAACAGAATGCAAAAATTGTGAGTGCCGTCCTGTCCGGACAACCTGGGCCAAAACTTGATATCGTTCTTCTCAACAGTGCCTATGCTCTGGTTGCCGCCGGTTTGTCTGCGGATATTGATGCCGGTATTGAAAAAGCTCGCCATGCCATTGAAACTGGTCGTGCCAAGGCGACTCTTGATGCTCTTATAAGGGTCACCAATCAATGA
- the trpE gene encoding anthranilate synthase component I: MYFPSQTEFCQLATQGNLIPVFREILADMETPVSAFRKIDDGKTSFLLESIEGGERWGRYSFLGSGPARVFRCRDDFFEVVDSGRVVDSGHCGDPLHKLRELMAEFQPVEIDGLPLFFGGAVGYLGYDMVRFVEELPDSNPRQIGGWDACFMFTKRLLIFDNMQQKVKLVCNVYLQEGDDPQQVYRDAQRQIEEIIATLRRPLPWASAPAGGDGKQELTPNFAREDFKAAVERCKEYIRAGDIFQVVISQRFTGQVKTDPFDIYRALRTINPSPYMFFLRFDDSIVVGASPEVLVRKEGDQVDVRPIAGTLPRGKTPAEDLALEEQLLADPKERAEHIMLVDLGRNDVGRVAQAGTVEVSELMVVERYSHVMHIVSNVRGQLRPDLDCFDVFRAAFPAGTLSGSPKIRAMEIIDELEPVRREVYGGAVGYFSFSGNMDLAIAIRTLQIEKDKFYLQAGAGIVADSDPEMEYQETLNKARGVKRAIEMANRGLV; the protein is encoded by the coding sequence ATGTATTTCCCATCTCAAACAGAATTTTGTCAATTGGCGACACAGGGAAATCTCATTCCCGTCTTCCGTGAAATTCTTGCGGATATGGAGACTCCGGTCTCGGCCTTTCGTAAGATTGACGATGGAAAAACATCTTTTCTTCTTGAGTCGATTGAGGGAGGAGAGAGGTGGGGACGCTATTCATTTCTCGGCAGTGGGCCCGCCAGGGTCTTTCGCTGCCGGGATGATTTTTTTGAAGTTGTTGATAGCGGGCGTGTTGTCGATTCGGGTCATTGTGGCGATCCTCTGCACAAGCTTCGGGAGTTGATGGCTGAATTCCAACCGGTAGAGATCGATGGTCTGCCGCTTTTCTTTGGCGGAGCGGTTGGTTATCTGGGCTATGATATGGTCCGCTTTGTCGAAGAATTGCCCGACAGCAATCCGCGTCAGATCGGTGGCTGGGACGCCTGCTTTATGTTTACCAAGCGGCTGCTGATATTCGACAATATGCAGCAGAAGGTAAAGCTGGTTTGCAACGTTTATCTGCAAGAAGGGGACGATCCACAACAGGTTTACAGGGATGCGCAGCGGCAGATTGAAGAAATTATTGCGACTTTACGCAGACCGTTGCCCTGGGCAAGCGCACCTGCTGGCGGCGATGGCAAACAGGAGTTGACACCGAACTTTGCCCGTGAAGATTTCAAGGCGGCCGTTGAGCGGTGTAAAGAATATATCCGTGCCGGTGATATTTTTCAGGTGGTCATTTCGCAACGTTTTACCGGCCAGGTGAAAACCGATCCTTTTGATATTTACCGGGCGCTGCGGACGATTAATCCTTCCCCTTATATGTTTTTTCTGCGCTTTGATGACTCGATCGTTGTTGGTGCTTCTCCGGAGGTGCTGGTACGTAAAGAGGGTGATCAGGTTGATGTCAGACCGATTGCCGGCACCTTGCCTCGCGGGAAGACTCCTGCTGAAGATCTGGCCCTGGAGGAACAGCTGCTGGCGGATCCTAAAGAGCGTGCTGAACATATCATGCTTGTTGATCTGGGGCGCAATGACGTCGGTCGTGTTGCCCAGGCGGGTACGGTTGAAGTTAGCGAGTTGATGGTGGTGGAGCGTTATTCCCACGTAATGCATATCGTTTCCAATGTCCGTGGTCAATTACGTCCTGATTTGGATTGCTTCGACGTTTTTCGTGCGGCATTCCCTGCCGGAACCCTGTCAGGGTCGCCCAAAATAAGAGCGATGGAGATCATTGATGAGCTTGAGCCGGTTCGCCGAGAGGTTTACGGAGGGGCTGTCGGTTATTTTTCTTTCAGCGGAAATATGGATCTGGCTATTGCGATTCGGACATTGCAGATAGAAAAGGATAAGTTTTATTTGCAAGCTGGTGCCGGAATTGTCGCAGATTCTGATCCGGAGATGGAATACCAGGAAACATTAAACAAGGCCCGTGGCGTCAAACGAGCCATTGAGATGGCAAACCGTGGTCTTGTATAG